The genomic segment TCCATGTTTCAAAATAATGCTAAATTCTGTTGGCGACAGGTTCAGCAGTATAATGCATTTATaggtaggggaaaaaaaaggtgctCGATTATTATGAGTCATATTTGCAAAGGTGGACGAAGCTTTACGCTGTTCCACCCATGATTTCACTGGCTGTGCATGTGAAGCTTTATGGCTGTCTAAAGACGCGACCTTGGCGCTGGAGTATCCAGTAAAAAGCTAATGAGTACCGTTATTGTCCTCAGTGGGGTAGGAGCTCGGCGCCAGCTGGGTGGTGGCGGACGTCGGGAAGACGAGGATGTGTGTGCACGAGGCATCCTGAGGCGTGTTGAGCTGCGACGTCTGCAGGTTCAAGGCGGTGCTGCGGCCGAACACGGAGCCCATCGTCACGGCGTCTGAGTGCATATgtcacatttattattattattttttttcattatttattcactcaaatgatttctttttttatacagTATCAGACGAGTAGCACAGTCTAAGTATACTTCCAACTTCTGAAGTGGTGTGTCTTGATTCAAGATTTGTTACTTATTTATCTGTGGTGTTAAAGGCAAATTAGAAAGAAAAGAAGCAGGAGATGTTTTATGCTCTCTGAAGGGAGGCACACTGGCCCTCATTTTGAGAACCTCCTTAAAGTATATTATCACCTTCAGGTACTCAAGAAGTCTCTACTTACCGGGCATGACCACGAGGGAGCCCTGCGGCTCCATGGCTACCAGGCAGGCACTTAGGATGGAGGGGGTGTCCGCCGCCGAGATGCCGCACATGCGACACGCCTCCCTGAGCTGGCGCCCTATCGAATGCAACGAGTGCTCCCCGAGGAGCGAGCTCCAGTCTGGCGGGGAGAAAAAGACAAAGCGATGTGATCAATTGAATCCGACTTAGATTAAATGCTTGTATGTTACAAGACTGAGCAAAGCATGCAATTGGATGTTAAAATGCCATTAACGtgcattttgaaatatttgtttacaataaaaaaaatatataaaatcctCGCAAGAAATAATGAAGCATTCGGTCTGGGCGTGATCGCTCACCTTTAAGTTCACCGTGGCCCAGTCTCCCTAACCGACCAATCACAATCCTCCACGCCAATGAGGTCATCTGGATGATGCCGACGCACCACTCCCACAGTTTCTGCAGACCCATCTTCCGAGCGGACACCTTCGGGCGCCGTGCCCTGCggcggagaaggaaaaaaaaaagccgtgaAGTCACTGCGTCAGTAAATTTGCAGACGTCCACACCAACCTGTTGGGAACGTCCACGTTGATGATGCACGTCTCGAGCAGCTCTCCTTGCTGGTCCGTGCACGACACCAGGATCCAGCGCTGGTCATGTGACAGACAGTACCCCACAAAGAGCACGTTGTACCTGGGAGGGACTTCGGCCCAAATCTCTCCTTGTTCTGGCTGCTTGGGCCGGGTGGGCCCGAGGATGAAGGGGGGCGAGTACAAGTGCACTGGGCTGGGATGCTGGGGGAGGACAAACATTCATGAAATGATGAATCAGCATTTATTATCACGATTTTCAACACTTACATCTGGGCTCTTGAGGACCGACGTGACGGTGGAAACTGGGCCAAAACCGGTCAGGGACTTGATGTGCGTGTGCTGGGGCCGCAGGCGTCTACATTGTGAGTAGCATGAGAAGGCCAGCGAACGCAAGTGCTGCAGGTACAAGTGGCTCTCCCCGCTGGCAGGCTGCAGGAGGTACTGGCATGGCACCACCTGCAACAACAACACCGCGAGCTGAAGGAAAGTTCTGGTTCTGGTTCTTCAAGTAAGCTTTGAAGAGACTAACAGGTTCTTAGGTACGATGGTGCGACGCTGATTACCTGGAGAACGAGTGCAGGTCTAACGGTCTCGGGCAGAGTCTGCAGCATTTCCGTGTAGCAGCGAAGAAGCCCGAGCAGCCACACGCTCTCTGCCTCGACTTCGtcaccttcctcttcctcccctcCTTCGCTCCGCATGCCTGTCGGGCTAAGGAAAGCGTCCACGACGTAAACGACGATGGCGGGTGGGTTGGTGCGGCTGTCCGTGGAGTCTGGGCCGGTCGGGATGCCGATTCGGGACTGCTCAGTGgtgctgggggaaaaaaaggggggtTGTCTATCAGGTGCACTAGTTCAAGGCTCTCATAACAGTATTTGAATTAGGGGCAAGTGCAGCAGTGTCAAATCAGATCCAGCAGATGGCGCTGTGGTAATGGGCAAGAGGTTACTGGTCCACTcatcaatttcaaaattgaccttttttttttttatcctgtgtGGGTTTTGTGGGTAATTGTGTGGCAGACACACTAACCAAAATCCCACCATGCTTACAAAgggacaaacaaataaatatggtGCTGGGACAAGAGTGTGTTGTTTTTGGCTCTTACGCGTCAGAGTTCTCTGCTGGTATGTTGGCTGCTAGTGCGCTACTCAAGGGGCCTTTGGACTCGCTGGAGCCCCCAGGCGTCGACTCCGCCGTCTGGCCAGAAGGTGCTGCGGCTGGAGTGGCTGAGCCTCCAGCCCCGGGAGCCCCGGAAGCTGCTTCTGCATCGGTTGCCCATGTTTGAGGCTGGCCGGAGGAGGCGGGCTGCGCTGAAGAGGCGGATGCTTGGATTCTGGGTGGCAAGAGAAGCGTGCTGTCCAGAGGCAGGACTGACAACTGGGGTCCTGCAAAGTCAGATCATTTGTATATGTAAtatgtttttacaaaaaaaacaggCCTTTGTCACAGGGATTAGTTTCCAGTTATtgacaaaaataatcaaatttgcTTTTGTGCATTTGCAAGATTCCACTGGAGGTTCTTACCTAGTTGCAGTTTACAGGCATAGGCATAAAGTTTCAGTTTGCTGAGGTTGTCCATGTGTTGCTCTCCAGCCCAGGGACCGCTCAACCACTGGTCCACATCCAGATCCTCCAGCCTTTCGGACTCCACCTCCTCCCCCACGCGGACGATCCCATCCCGGGACACCTTGGCTAGAGGACGGTGCTTTCCGAGACGACATGTCTGAGAAGAACGTCATCTTCATGAGGGCACGTTCTCGGAGGCGCTCGCGTTCAATTTGACACAACTTCCTACCTCGTAAACAGCGCTTAGCTCCTGGAAGAAAGCTCGGGCGGCGGCCAACAGCGGAGGGCTATTGGGACAGAGCACCACATACGCCGCATCTCGTTGACCCCCGTAAGGCTCCAGCAAGAGCTTCTCCCAGAAGGGCAAGGCCAGAGGGGACAGGGCCAGGAAGTCCCGTTCTCGATCATAGCCAAGCAGGACGGTGGGGATGGGCAAGGGCTCTGGGGACTCCTCAGAACCTGGAGACAGAAATCCACCGTGAGCCTTGACATGTCGACCTAAACACCGTTTGTGGTTCTTACCATACGAGCCCCTGCCCGCCATCTTATGGAACTGCTGCCAGGTGAGCGGGCCCTGAACGTGTTGAATGTTATCCCAAGTCCGCCCGGTTCTTTTCTTCTGGATGGCGTCTTGCAGGAACGGTTGCAAGGACAGCAGCAAGCGCACCATGTCCTGGGACGACAACATGCTCATGTCCGCCactacggggggggggggatgaacaGACCCACAgaaacaagcacacacacacacggaacagATACGCACATGTTAACAAGAGCCTGTACACCGAGGAAACAAATGAACAAACATAAAACACATCCAGATCACACAAAGGCAGATaggaatttgtaaaaaaaacaaaaaaaactaaaacatgtCCAGATATTGGTTTGATCCTCCAGCAGCATCCTGTCTTGACATTTGAGTCTTACCATTGGTGTGAGGCCAAGGATGGAGAGCTGTACTTCTGACAACAGCTGGATCCACTTTGCCCCCCGTGGAGTTGTCCACATACTGCAGCCCCTGCTCCAAGGCATTGTAACACTCCACACAGGCGTCGCTCCCGTCCGCCCACTGCTTCTCCGACAGCCAACTTTGGAGCAGCGCTCCCTTGCGGGAATAGCTGGAGTAGCCGTGGGGAAGGTGCAGCGAGGCAAGGGAGGAAATGGGCTGCGAGCACTGCTCCTGAAGCAGGACCATGAGCGAGGGCGAGGCGGGCGCCGCATCCTGAGGCCGTTTGGCTCTGGGGTCGCCCATCGTTGGCTCCCGCCGGCCGAGAGCCAGCCTCCTCTCGGCGGCCCGACCGATCTCGGAGGAGCGGCCGTAAATATCCAGCTCGTCTTCCAGGAAGAGGCCGGTGCCGTGGGCCAGCTGCCTGTTGACGATGGCGCTGAAGCCGCACATGCAGCGGTACTGGTCCTCGCAGGTGGAATCGGGGATGTACACCCCGACGTCCGCCCCCTTCACGTTCATGTTGCAGGCACAGATGCAGCAGCTGTCAAAGTTGCGGTCCTTGAAGACGTTGAGGACCGAGTCGGACAGAAGCAGAATGGCGTACAGGCTGTGGCTCTCGGGGAGGCAAGGTCGAGGTCGGGCCAGGGGCTCCACGGAGCTAAGAGGCAGGCTGGTGGAAGGGGTCGAAGCGGGCGAGCTCAGCTCCGTGCCGTCCTGCTTCACGGAACCTTGGCCGGAGCTGGCGGGGTTCATGCCCCGCGGCGTGCGAGGGGTGCGCGGGGTGGGCACGGAGAAACGAGGCGTGGCCGGGGAGGGCAGGATGCCCACGGTGGTGCTGACGGAAGCCGTGGTGCCGCTCATCTGGTTGTAGTCCTGTTCCGTCAGAGCGCTGACGCTTGGGATATTTCTGAAAGACAAGATTACAGTAAGCCTGACGCACTAACCTTTGTCACCAAATGCGACTCACGTGTATCCATCCCTGACGAAACCGCTGTTCTGAGCGTGCATGGCGGTTGGGATGTGCTCCATTTTGGGCAGGAGCGCCCAAGACGGGCGGTAGTAGCACTGCTCGGGAATCTTGAGCGGTGGTAAACTCTGACTGGGTAGGCAGGAAAGTGGTGCAAACATGGAGGAGACCACTTGTGTCTGGACATAGGGGGGACATGAAGACAGGCTTtggaaatgttgaacagagcaaCTCCATTTTGCTCGAATCAGCTTTTCCCAACTACTAACCTTGAAGTCTTCTTGCCAAGGACTAGCCATGCCTTCCTCCAGATCCATCCTGAATTCAGGCAGCTGGCTGACGGCGAGCGGCACGAGGTGATCCGGCGCTCCGCTGGGAGCGGAGGGGGGCTCCTGGCTGGGCGTGTCGCGGTACGTCATGATGGGCGAGAAGGCCGGGTGCTGCTCCAATGAAGGTGGCGTGGGGAACATGCGTTGCAGGTCTGCTACTGCTGAGGTGGACAAAAGCGAATTTATTACGGCTTTTGGCGCGTCGCGTATGACCGTGTTTGGATGGGAACTCACTCGATGGATAAGGAACTGCCGCTCTGCCTTCTTTACTCAGAGGACGATCTTCGGTGGATACTGTGACTTTGGTTGAGTGCTGGTTGGGGTAAACCGTCTACAATTTAGTACACATCACATGAGAGGATAACAGTTTATTAATACCAGCCATTTTTCaagatcaatttttttttagagcggGACAGCATTTTATTTGAGGCAATTTGGCTAAATTAATTTGATTGATTGAGCCAACCCATTTCATTTATTAGAGCCGACAGAAATGCTGAGAAAGCAGAATTGCTGCTACTTCCACATATTTGCCCAAACAGGAGCCTGGATGACTCACCCCAagctcctcctcatcttcatcaaATATGTTGTCCAGATCCGAAATGTTCACCACTAGGTCTTTTTCTCGAGTCAGAGAAGGATTGGCTTTGGCGGCGGCATCGTCCGGACTGGACTCGTCTGAAGGAAAAACATTCAACTTAAAGGCTCGGATGGCTTTGAAATGAAACAcaaaaaaggttaaaaaaaaaatggtttgtgATGTTGAAAGCGCAAGTCACACCTGATTTAGGAGCAGAGTTGAAAATGGACATCGCATCTTTTCCATCTGGCAGGTTGCCATTGCTGGTGATTTCTTCACTCTATTGGGTCATTTGGAAGaattagtcaagcgagtcacctTCTAATAGATTTTCAAGGATGCCTTTGAACAGCCGCTTTTAATATTAGCACCCACCTTGGCTCTCTTGCTGGATTCTCGCCCTTGACTCTTTAATCTCTTGGAAGTGGAGAAGGTGTACTCGATGTCACCTTCCTTGAAGTCGTAAGGGTCTTCCCCTGGCTCGCGCAGAGCCTCCACGACCGGCTGCTGGAGCAGGCCCAGCGTCTGGACGTGGTCCCGCAATCTCTCGTCGGAGATTTTAAATCTCTTTTGCGTCTGTGTGTAAAGTCTGTGAGAGACATTTGCAAGCTATTACAACATGGATATATCTTTTACCTTCAAATAAAATCTCAAGCGCACTTGAATAGCATTCTGGCTTCCAATGCAGACTTTGGAATTGACATGGCAGAACAGCCTCACTCACATTTAACTTGACGACTGAGGAATTGATTTCCGCGCAAGTCAAGCATGTGGGACAGCTTTGCTATTTTTTCGCAGGCAGCTTAGCGCAGGCAAAAAAGGGTGGTTTGTGCtgttgtgggcgtgaacacTGATTCAATGCTCGTCAACCCTACCTCTTTAGAGCAGTTCCCTCGGGGATCGCCTCGGTCTTCCCTTCCTCTAGTTTATCAGCCAAGACCTCTGGAGGTCTGAAATCCATCTTATCAGTCCTGGGAGTCCGGAAGCCTCTCCACCAGCCGGCCCCGTTCTCTCTCTGCTTCAGCAGGGCTATGTACATTGCCGTCTCACTGGTCATCAAGCCCATGCCCGCCGCTGCCTCCTGACATACGTGCATGTCCAGGGGCCCTTCCAGTACTTCTGGGTCCTGAACCCGAGGATGTGGACTAAGTGTAGGAGGGAGCGGAGACATTGGCGACAAGAGAAGGGACTCCGGGGCTTTCCTGCCATTGGAGAGCGGTTTGGGATACTTGCAGCTTGCCAGAGTGGCCATAGGCTCCATGGGTGGATCCAGGGCTACCAGACCACTGAGCTGGGCCCCCCCAGGGGAGTCCTGCTCCAGAGAGGTCTCTTGGGTGACAGACACACGGTGGTGAAAGGGGATCATGGCCGGCCTCTTGGATTGTTTGTCAGCCTTTTCAGTCTTATCGCTCGTCTTATGTTTGGGTATGGAAGACGCGTATAATGACGAGCCGGAGGACGGATTGGCGCCGATCTGGGGGTTGGAGATGTTTGCGGTGGTTGTCAACTTCTGCTGCTTCACCCTGACGTACAAACAAGACAATTGCGTGATCTTTTCAGAAGAAACAAAGTTATTGTAATGGCGTCAAAGAACAGCTTGAGAGCGGCTCCGCAGTACCTCGAGCAGCTGCATGGCGCTCGCGCGCCGACGTCATTGAAATCCCACGTGGTGACTCCGTTTGGCACTTCCTTCTTGGGCGTCACGTCAGCTGGCTGCTTAAGTCTgccaagaacaaacaaacaaatgtaggTCCGTCCTCCGCAGCGGGGGACCACAGCGGGCTGTCGGCACTTACGTGTGCTGAGGCTGGCTGAGGTAGCACTCCCTCCAAGCTTGGTGGACCACCTGACAAGTCAGCTTTTTCCCAGAATGCTTTGGGCTGAGGTTGCTGACCCCCAGATTGCTGTCTGGCGTTGGGACACTCGAGGCCGAGGTCACGAATCCACTGTCCGCTGGAAAGACAAGATGCGGAGCTCAGACTATACTTAAATGGTGGAGGCTAAAgcaaaatgttcatttttttaattggctTAACTTCTAAAGCTCCCCCCCCCGAACACAACACGGCGTCGTTACCCGAGCAAGGCTGCTCCGGCGATGTCGGCGGCGTGAGCGGCACGCTGCAGTGGTTCTGCTCTCTGGCGAGGAGGCCCTGAGCTGCAGGAGCAGGTGGAGGTGGCTCCGCCGGCAGCTGGCCCTGGCCAATCAGCACAAAAGCAGCTGGGTAGGTCATCCTTACTCCACCTGAAGAGACCACAAAGGACAAGATGAGAAGAtgaggctgctgctgctactgctgcttctCACTCAGACATATGGGCCTTGTTTCTTCCCATTTTTACGACCTACTAAACCTACCCAATGGGTGTCTACAAAGGAATCatctttacttttattatttgttGAGTTTACATCTGAAGTGCGAATGTTTTTCCTGCTTTTTAAATCCAAGTTGTTTATGATAGTTTAAATTGACTAAAGCAGGTTTAAACCTTCAATCAATGTTTAtagtttttattatatttatagttAATATAATGAAAAGTCCATAACTTAGTATTCACATTGGCTATATTAAACTCCAAGTTGCGTGTCGTCCCGATTTGAACTCCTTGTCATCTCATTCATCCTCTTTTTCCTTCCGCATCATTAGCTCTTTTTTGCAGCGGGGCTAAAAAAAGGCTGTGAAGGTGCTTTTCAAGAGCATCGGCAAATACCTCAAACGAAAAGCGagagaggaggaagagaagtggcggcggtggcggctaaTTTATGGGATGGCACTCGCCGCTGTTTGCTTTAGCAGAACAAAGTCACAGCGGTCCGAAGCGATTTCAGCGGGATTCCGCGCGGAGGCGGCTTTTGAAGCAAGTACTTACCGACGACCACCTCCACGGCCGCGTGAGCGTTGCGATCGTCGGCCGGCTCGACGTTCTCCTCGCCGCTTCCCGCCTTCCGCTTCAGTACCATGGGGTAAAAGTAGCTCCATTCCTCCATCAGTTTGCGTGCTGCCGGGTCGCTCATTTTATAGGCTTGACCCGTCAGAGTACCGCTCAGACCGTATGGGCTCAGGATCActgcaaaacaaacattcaGTTCAACCGACTAAAATCAGACTGAGCCGATACTCAAACAACGATCTATAAAAGGTTCTTCTGAATTTTTGGTGTGCCGTTACCTTGTATTGGCGCGACGGAGGTGTGTGCGAGGTGAATGTGCTGTTCTGTGATGTGATACGCCGGCTGGTGCTGGGCGATCTCCACGCTGGTGCACACGTTGCTCTCCCCGTGCAGGAAGAAGGAGAAGGAACACGACAGGTGCTCACTGGTGGAGACAGAAGAACACACCGGGTGTCCATCATGAGAGCCAGGAAGGCGGGCGACGTTTTCATGTCAACTCGGAAAAATTCCATCAATGCCACGCCATGAGAAAACAGTATCAGAGGTGTGTCAGAAAACTTCCAGGACTGGCCTTTACCAAATGCATCCATCTTTGTCCTCATTTGGCCTTCTTATTGCAGGTATGAATCCTTATTTGCTTAATGACGGATTGTTGTATTTATCTCTTTATTACACCGCCTCGGACCATCCATCATGtatacttattttttttttttttaatcacagacTGATGTCATAATTTGGGTCTTATTGCAATCTACATGGCGGCGGCGAGCGGCCCGCGAGGTTTCGGTGATGTATATTTTTAATCTATAACGCTCCTTATAACCTTGGTTATATACATAcatcaagatgacaataaagtcagCAGGTAGTGTGATCTGGTGATTACCCTGCTGCCCATGCAATATCTCCTTTGCCCCTAAGGCACTGGACCTCCATTGGAGCGGTAATGGGTCATCAAATTcaataggagaaaaaaaaaagagccagttCTGCCTTTAATGGGCCGAGCTGAAGGATGAGTTGTTAAATACTGTCCTAAAACGGCCTCCAGATGGCGCTAGGTGCACCCAGAGGGTAAGGAGGCCAAGACTGGATGTGAATTTCTGGGACAGAGAAGCTTATTATTGAGCCATGTGTGACCACATGAACAAAGGCTACACTTTATTTAACATGTGACAACCAACACCTCCCAATTAATAGTCGTCTAAATcatataataatgataataataataatataaaataattatgATAAGTGAAGTTATGTGATTAAAAAGCGCATCggttttcaaatcgtaaaactcAAGCATTATTGTATTTCTGATACGGCTCTCGCATTATGTTGTCATCGCTGAGTGTGATATCACCACCGCAGCCGAAATGTGATGATTATGACGTTTGCGCTCTTACGCTGTTGGCACGGCAATAACAAAGGTGCAATTAAACACAACATGAGCGACATCACTGGCGTCAAACTCGTTTTCATTGCGGTCCACGTGGCTACGGTTAACTGGAAATCCAATCCACTTACTGGGAATGTGTAATCGCTACTTAGCTACAGTCGGGGGGGaacaaaatgagaaaaaaaaatgacacccaTAACCCATTCAGAAATACTTTCATTCTTTATATTGCGAAATATAACATTATGTGAGCGCATATATTTTATACTGCCATCTGAATTCCAGGCCAGATGTTCTAGCGCTACCTGtgagtcacacaaacacacgtacaGTACATTGCATGTCCTTTAGCAAAGGGCATTTTCCTGCACCGTAAGCGGGTGTGATTATGTGGACACACAGCACTTCTTGCATCCTTTGGgacctggtgtgtgtgtgtgtgtatgtgtaaacAGTAGTAAACATGATGTGCGGATGGTACTCAAATGAAGAGTGATCCTCACAGCTGGAGACTGAAGAGGAGAAGGGTGCGGAAAAAGAGGGTGATTGGGAACGACAGTAAGAAGGTcttcattttatatttatataaaagaaaaaaaagagaagtagCCTCGGTGGTTGAAAATTAAGCAAATGCACCAGATGAAGCGTAAAGCTGCCAGCCAggcacagggaaaaaaaagagagaaaaaaaacatacagttTGAAATATAGAGTGAGAGCAAAGCCAGCCTGGGAGAAAGTGCGGCGAGTGAATAattcagcaacacacacacagacacattgcTGCAATTGCCGCACACATATCAATGAAATTGAAGTTTTAGCAAGTGATCTTATGTTTACGCTAAAAGGATTCAAGCAATGTCAAGCAGAATCTTGATCAAAACATAACAGCGCTTTTATTTGAGATGCTGTTATTGAACAAATCATCGTCAAAGCCACTGGCTATTTGATTGCAAACGATAAGAAGAAACAAGTTCAGTTCAGTCTGAcagataaatgtattttttctctGACAGGATTAATAAAAACAGAATATTGGCATTTGTTATCTATGTAAACGACATAATCTGATGGTTGGATTCAAATCTGTTATTATTTGAATGTGATGTGCACTGTACTAGTATTCAGACATATTTGATAACATTCAACAATATTTTAATTATGTGCAGTATTATTGAAATGAGTGGACCGCGTACTGTATAAGGGACTTTTTTTCTTGAGCTTATAactttaataaaaaataaatgtaactttTTATCTCAAACATgagcaaattttaaaaaattctgtcctcaaaatattcaattttattttcggaTTGACTTTTAACTTGAAAATGTAACACTAtctccaaaatattttttttccccgtgaaatgatttttttttctaaaaaattaTGAATCATTAttctttattattatgattttcATCAAGAAAACATTGACTTAATAATCCCCATCCATCTTTATGGCTGA from the Syngnathus scovelli strain Florida chromosome 13, RoL_Ssco_1.2, whole genome shotgun sequence genome contains:
- the LOC125979246 gene encoding mediator of RNA polymerase II transcription subunit 13-like isoform X4 translates to MTTTTNWVANGASLEDCHSNIFSLADLTGIKWRCYNFRGGGEYGPVISAPAQDDPVLRSFMRCVQANLLCVWRRKIKPDAKELWIFWWGDEPNLSDVIHHELEVAEEGLWECGLSYECRTLLFKAVHNLLERCLMDKGFVRVGKWFFKPHQLQEKSLGSSEHLSCSFSFFLHGESNVCTSVEIAQHQPAYHITEQHIHLAHTSVAPIQVILSPYGLSGTLTGQAYKMSDPAARKLMEEWSYFYPMVLKRKAGSGEENVEPADDRNAHAAVEVVVGGVRMTYPAAFVLIGQGQLPAEPPPPAPAAQGLLAREQNHCSVPLTPPTSPEQPCSADSGFVTSASSVPTPDSNLGVSNLSPKHSGKKLTCQVVHQAWRECYLSQPQHTLKQPADVTPKKEVPNGVTTWDFNDVGARAPCSCSRVKQQKLTTTANISNPQIGANPSSGSSLYASSIPKHKTSDKTEKADKQSKRPAMIPFHHRVSVTQETSLEQDSPGGAQLSGLVALDPPMEPMATLASCKYPKPLSNGRKAPESLLLSPMSPLPPTLSPHPRVQDPEVLEGPLDMHVCQEAAAGMGLMTSETAMYIALLKQRENGAGWWRGFRTPRTDKMDFRPPEVLADKLEEGKTEAIPEGTALKRLYTQTQKRFKISDERLRDHVQTLGLLQQPVVEALREPGEDPYDFKEGDIEYTFSTSKRLKSQGRESSKRAKSEEITSNGNLPDGKDAMSIFNSAPKSDESSPDDAAAKANPSLTREKDLVVNISDLDNIFDEDEEELGHSTKVTVSTEDRPLSKEGRAAVPYPSTVADLQRMFPTPPSLEQHPAFSPIMTYRDTPSQEPPSAPSGAPDHLVPLAVSQLPEFRMDLEEGMASPWQEDFKTQVVSSMFAPLSCLPSQSLPPLKIPEQCYYRPSWALLPKMEHIPTAMHAQNSGFVRDGYTNIPSVSALTEQDYNQMSGTTASVSTTVGILPSPATPRFSVPTPRTPRTPRGMNPASSGQGSVKQDGTELSSPASTPSTSLPLSSVEPLARPRPCLPESHSLYAILLLSDSVLNVFKDRNFDSCCICACNMNVKGADVGVYIPDSTCEDQYRCMCGFSAIVNRQLAHGTGLFLEDELDIYGRSSEIGRAAERRLALGRREPTMGDPRAKRPQDAAPASPSLMVLLQEQCSQPISSLASLHLPHGYSSYSRKGALLQSWLSEKQWADGSDACVECYNALEQGLQYVDNSTGGKVDPAVVRSTALHPWPHTNVADMSMLSSQDMVRLLLSLQPFLQDAIQKKRTGRTWDNIQHVQGPLTWQQFHKMAGRGSYGSEESPEPLPIPTVLLGYDRERDFLALSPLALPFWEKLLLEPYGGQRDAAYVVLCPNSPPLLAAARAFFQELSAVYETCRLGKHRPLAKVSRDGIVRVGEEVESERLEDLDVDQWLSGPWAGEQHMDNLSKLKLYAYACKLQLGPQLSVLPLDSTLLLPPRIQASASSAQPASSGQPQTWATDAEAASGAPGAGGSATPAAAPSGQTAESTPGGSSESKGPLSSALAANIPAENSDATTEQSRIGIPTGPDSTDSRTNPPAIVVYVVDAFLSPTGMRSEGGEEEEGDEVEAESVWLLGLLRCYTEMLQTLPETVRPALVLQVVPCQYLLQPASGESHLYLQHLRSLAFSCYSQCRRLRPQHTHIKSLTGFGPVSTVTSVLKSPDHPSPVHLYSPPFILGPTRPKQPEQGEIWAEVPPRYNVLFVGYCLSHDQRWILVSCTDQQGELLETCIINVDVPNRARRPKVSARKMGLQKLWEWCVGIIQMTSLAWRIVIGRLGRLGHGELKDWSSLLGEHSLHSIGRQLREACRMCGISAADTPSILSACLVAMEPQGSLVVMPDAVTMGSVFGRSTALNLQTSQLNTPQDASCTHILVFPTSATTQLAPSSYPTEDNNDDMFDLPFPDELENDIGHDMMLITGNLHPSPNTSPVPSPGSPSGMGSHFQHTRSQGERLLSRDNPPEELKQQPLALGYYVSTAQAGGLPHWFWAPYPQAENQCPLFLKASLHHHISMVQSDELVADKTKRTPHPLDSKTTSDVLRFVLEQYNALSWLTCTPATQDRQSCLPVHLAVLVQMYNAILNML
- the LOC125979246 gene encoding mediator of RNA polymerase II transcription subunit 13-like isoform X3; amino-acid sequence: MTTTTNWVANGASLEDCHSNIFSLADLTGIKWRCYNFRGGGEYGPVISAPAQDDPVLRSFMRCVQANLLCVWRRKIKPDAKELWIFWWGDEPNLSDVIHHELEVAEEGLWECGLSYECRTLLFKAVHNLLERCLMDKGFVRVGKWFFKPHQLQEKSLGSSEHLSCSFSFFLHGESNVCTSVEIAQHQPAYHITEQHIHLAHTSVAPIQVILSPYGLSGTLTGQAYKMSDPAARKLMEEWSYFYPMVLKRKAGSGEENVEPADDRNAHAAVEVVVGGVRMTYPAAFVLIGQGQLPAEPPPPAPAAQGLLAREQNHCSVPLTPPTSPEQPCSADSGFVTSASSVPTPDSNLGVSNLSPKHSGKKLTCQVVHQAWRECYLSQPQHTLKQPADVTPKKEVPNGVTTWDFNDVGARAPCSCSRVKQQKLTTTANISNPQIGANPSSGSSLYASSIPKHKTSDKTEKADKQSKRPAMIPFHHRVSVTQETSLEQDSPGGAQLSGLVALDPPMEPMATLASCKYPKPLSNGRKAPESLLLSPMSPLPPTLSPHPRVQDPEVLEGPLDMHVCQEAAAGMGLMTSETAMYIALLKQRENGAGWWRGFRTPRTDKMDFRPPEVLADKLEEGKTEAIPEGTALKRLYTQTQKRFKISDERLRDHVQTLGLLQQPVVEALREPGEDPYDFKEGDIEYTFSTSKRLKSQGRESSKRAKSEEITSNGNLPDGKDAMSIFNSAPKSDESSPDDAAAKANPSLTREKDLVVNISDLDNIFDEDEEELGTVYPNQHSTKVTVSTEDRPLSKEGRAAVPYPSIADLQRMFPTPPSLEQHPAFSPIMTYRDTPSQEPPSAPSGAPDHLVPLAVSQLPEFRMDLEEGMASPWQEDFKTQVVSSMFAPLSCLPSQSLPPLKIPEQCYYRPSWALLPKMEHIPTAMHAQNSGFVRDGYTNIPSVSALTEQDYNQMSGTTASVSTTVGILPSPATPRFSVPTPRTPRTPRGMNPASSGQGSVKQDGTELSSPASTPSTSLPLSSVEPLARPRPCLPESHSLYAILLLSDSVLNVFKDRNFDSCCICACNMNVKGADVGVYIPDSTCEDQYRCMCGFSAIVNRQLAHGTGLFLEDELDIYGRSSEIGRAAERRLALGRREPTMGDPRAKRPQDAAPASPSLMVLLQEQCSQPISSLASLHLPHGYSSYSRKGALLQSWLSEKQWADGSDACVECYNALEQGLQYVDNSTGGKVDPAVVRSTALHPWPHTNVADMSMLSSQDMVRLLLSLQPFLQDAIQKKRTGRTWDNIQHVQGPLTWQQFHKMAGRGSYGSEESPEPLPIPTVLLGYDRERDFLALSPLALPFWEKLLLEPYGGQRDAAYVVLCPNSPPLLAAARAFFQELSAVYETCRLGKHRPLAKVSRDGIVRVGEEVESERLEDLDVDQWLSGPWAGEQHMDNLSKLKLYAYACKLQLGPQLSVLPLDSTLLLPPRIQASASSAQPASSGQPQTWATDAEAASGAPGAGGSATPAAAPSGQTAESTPGGSSESKGPLSSALAANIPAENSDATTEQSRIGIPTGPDSTDSRTNPPAIVVYVVDAFLSPTGMRSEGGEEEEGDEVEAESVWLLGLLRCYTEMLQTLPETVRPALVLQVVPCQYLLQPASGESHLYLQHLRSLAFSCYSQCRRLRPQHTHIKSLTGFGPVSTVTSVLKSPDHPSPVHLYSPPFILGPTRPKQPEQGEIWAEVPPRYNVLFVGYCLSHDQRWILVSCTDQQGELLETCIINVDVPNRARRPKVSARKMGLQKLWEWCVGIIQMTSLAWRIVIGRLGRLGHGELKDWSSLLGEHSLHSIGRQLREACRMCGISAADTPSILSACLVAMEPQGSLVVMPDAVTMGSVFGRSTALNLQTSQLNTPQDASCTHILVFPTSATTQLAPSSYPTEDNNDDMFDLPFPDELENDIGHDMMLITGNLHPSPNTSPVPSPGSPSGMGSHFQHTRSQGERLLSRDNPPEELKQQPLALGYYVSTAQAGGLPHWFWAPYPQAENQCPLFLKASLHHHISMVQSDELVADKTKRTPHPLDSKTTSDVLRFVLEQYNALSWLTCTPATQDRQSCLPVHLAVLVQMYNAILNML